One window of Marinomonas primoryensis genomic DNA carries:
- the mlaD gene encoding outer membrane lipid asymmetry maintenance protein MlaD, whose translation MRSKRAELLVGCFIVLGVAALVYLAVQVSGLAFSSKKDAYQVVARFDDIAGLTNRAKVSIAGVEVGSVESIVFDKKLFMALVTMNIHSDVNNIPTDSSIAVLTSGLLGEKYLGISIGADEEVLKNGSEMYDTQSALVLETLISQFLFNSGDSEK comes from the coding sequence ATGAGAAGTAAGCGCGCAGAGTTATTGGTCGGATGTTTTATTGTGTTGGGTGTTGCGGCCCTTGTTTATTTGGCGGTGCAGGTAAGTGGGCTTGCTTTTTCAAGTAAGAAAGACGCATATCAAGTCGTGGCAAGATTTGATGATATTGCAGGTTTAACGAACCGAGCTAAAGTCTCTATTGCTGGTGTTGAGGTTGGCAGTGTTGAATCCATCGTATTTGATAAAAAATTATTTATGGCGCTGGTTACTATGAATATTCACTCTGATGTCAATAACATTCCGACTGACAGTTCTATTGCGGTGTTGACCAGCGGGCTGTTGGGGGAAAAGTATTTAGGTATCTCTATTGGTGCCGATGAAGAGGTGCTTAAAAATGGCAGTGAAATGTACGACACTCAGTCTGCGCTGGTGTTGGAGACTTTGATAAGTCAGTTTTTGTTTAACAGCGGCGACTCGGAGAAATAA
- a CDS encoding MlaC/ttg2D family ABC transporter substrate-binding protein produces MSKILTGVLCVFALLGSSLTWSNADEAREAVIKVVEAFRTDIVADKEILAKDPALLESRVNKILANVVDFDDFSKKVMGKYYRRASSEQRTRFANVTKDTLLKTYGRSLLELDADRINVLPLGPQGRGKETKVDVDFQMESGGMLNITFYMEQSKSGNWLLSNIVINNINFGLTFRKQFAVMMEQNRNDIESAISAWRASLAKES; encoded by the coding sequence ATGTCGAAGATTTTAACGGGTGTTTTGTGTGTGTTTGCTTTGCTTGGCTCTAGTTTGACATGGTCTAACGCTGACGAGGCAAGAGAGGCTGTCATTAAAGTTGTTGAGGCGTTTCGCACTGATATTGTCGCTGACAAAGAAATATTGGCTAAAGATCCTGCCTTGCTAGAGTCGAGGGTGAATAAGATTTTGGCGAATGTGGTGGATTTTGATGATTTTTCCAAAAAAGTGATGGGGAAGTATTATCGAAGAGCATCGTCTGAACAGCGTACTCGTTTTGCAAATGTTACCAAGGACACCTTGCTAAAAACATACGGAAGGTCGCTGCTTGAGCTTGATGCGGATCGAATTAACGTTTTGCCTTTGGGTCCTCAAGGTAGAGGGAAAGAAACAAAGGTAGATGTAGATTTTCAAATGGAATCAGGTGGTATGCTAAATATTACTTTTTACATGGAGCAATCTAAATCAGGGAACTGGCTGTTGAGTAATATTGTGATTAACAATATCAATTTTGGCTTAACATTCCGTAAGCAATTTGCCGTTATGATGGAGCAGAATAGAAATGACATTGAATCGGCCATTTCTGCTTGGCGAGCGTCGTTGGCTAAAGAGTCTTAA
- a CDS encoding BolA family protein, which yields MNASEVKALLESSIPHCEVIAQGEGCNFQVVVVTSEFEGLSTVKRQQLVYSHLQEAIASGAIHAVTMKTYTPEQKNTL from the coding sequence GTGAACGCAAGTGAAGTTAAAGCACTTTTAGAATCCTCTATCCCTCATTGCGAAGTCATTGCGCAGGGTGAAGGCTGCAATTTTCAAGTGGTTGTGGTTACAAGCGAATTTGAAGGCCTCTCTACAGTTAAGAGGCAGCAACTTGTGTATTCACATCTTCAAGAGGCTATTGCAAGCGGTGCAATTCACGCCGTTACAATGAAAACCTACACGCCAGAACAAAAAAATACGCTATAA